A stretch of Girardinichthys multiradiatus isolate DD_20200921_A chromosome 20, DD_fGirMul_XY1, whole genome shotgun sequence DNA encodes these proteins:
- the LOC124857423 gene encoding uncharacterized protein LOC124857423, with product MPPKRSSGSSPTQPQVKMIKVGSPLHVQEFSDGSVEDKYRMAEESSPSPLPANEPETFDFDEEHLASQGIRTDTISLLMKIEQLQSQLKYERRCRILAERELRELKEMNTLMMQMRHTANELRVTLDHVLHGGEAAVEPQNPDEAVPFLSESGVHNIPEDDINFVYLAENVKVPKDLYDRVADISDYKKYVGALLMIIFDRDTLATHCLQGRKNNFTGEDSHKPPLPRDILKNLMDHVAERFGVDITQIKYAIRTKLNNEDKLLKKRLGLVKAENRAAVDQTFYQDASLLSRKDAMANGSEF from the exons ATGCCTCCAAAGAGAAGCTCTGGATCAAGTCCAACACAACCGCAAGTGAAGATGATAAAGGTCGGCAGCCCTTTACATGTTCAGGAGTTTAGTGATGGGTCAGTGGAGGACAAATACAGGATGGCagaagagtccagcccctcgcCTCTTCCCGCCAACGAG CCTGAAACATTTGACTTTGATGAAGAACATCTTGCAAGCCAAGGCATCAGAACCGACACCATCAGCCTCCTTATGAAAATAGAGCAGCTGCAGTCGCAACTCAAATACGAGCGCAGATGCAGGATTTTGGCCGAGAGAGAGCTGAGGGAACTCAAAG AGATGAACACGCTCATGATGCAAATGAGGCACACAGCAAATGAACTTCGAGTAACTCTGGATCACGTTCTTCATGGAGGTGAGGCAGCGGTTGAACCACAAAACCCGGACGAAGCCGTACCTTTTCTAAGCGAATCTGGAGTGCACAATATCCCAGAG GATGACATTAACTTTGTGTATCTTGCTGAAAATGTAAAAGTGCCAAAGGACCTTTATGATCGTGTCGCAGACATTTCTGACTATAAGAAATATGTCGGAGCTCTGCTGATGATAATTTTCGACAGAGACACGTTGGCCACACACTGTCTGCAGGGCCGGAAGAACAACTTTACAGGAGAGGACAGCCACAAGCCTCCTCTcccacgtgatattttaaaaaaccTAATGG ATCACGTTGCAGAAAGGTTTGGCGTCGACATCACCCAGATTAAATATGCCATCCGCACAAAGCTGAACAACGAGGATAAGCTGCTGAAGAAGAGGTTGGGGCTGGTTAAAGCTGAAAACAGAGCAGCTGTTGATCAAACCTTCTACCAAGATGCTTCACTTCTGTCTAGAAAAGACGCAATGGCAAACGGCTCTGAGTTCTAG